Proteins from a genomic interval of Chelonoidis abingdonii isolate Lonesome George chromosome 7, CheloAbing_2.0, whole genome shotgun sequence:
- the GCLM gene encoding glutamate--cysteine ligase regulatory subunit yields MGTDSGRARILLDHAATLNLQTGNLLNWGRLRKKCPSTPSEELRDCIQKTLNEWSSKISLDLNQEMPDVLECTVDQTMEKINPEEREELKVSAKLFIVGSNSSSIRDAVDMACSALGVAQLDSVIIAPPPIEDGINLSLEYLQPYWGELENLVQHKKIVSIGTSDLDKTLLEQLYLWSQVKPHSNQVNLASCCVMPPDLTAFAKQFDIQLLTHNDPKELLCEASFQEALQESIQNSRAHEWTPLWLLRYSVIVQTRGIIKSKGYILQAKRNVS; encoded by the exons ATGGGGACGGACAGCGGCAGAGCCAGGATCCTCCTGGACCACGCGGCCACGCTCAACCTGCAGACGGGCAACCTGCTGAACTGGGGCCGGCTGCGCAAGAAGTGCCCGTCCACCCCCAGCGAGGAG CTACGTGACTGCATTCAAAAAACGCTGAATGAATGGAGCTCAAAGATCAGCCTCGATCTAAACCAG gaaatgccagatgtccTGGAATGTACTGTAGATCAAACAATGGAAAAGATAAATCCTGAAGAAAGGGAAGAATTGAAAGTGTCAG CAAAACTGTTCATCGTAGGATCAAACTCTTCTTCAATCAGAGATGCAGTTGATATGG catgTTCTGCCCTTGGGGTTGCCCAATTAGATTCTGTGATCATTGCTCCACCTCCTATTGAAGATGGAATTAATCTTTCTTTGGAGTATTTACAGCCTTACTGGGGAGAACTTGAGAACTTAGTTCAGCACAAAAAGATTGTCTCCATAGGTACCTCTGATCTAGATAAAACACTGTTAGAGCAACTGTACCTGTGGTCACAG gtgaaACCACATAGTAACCAGGTAAATTTAGCTTCCTGTTGTGTGATGCCACCTGACCTCACAGCATTTGCAAAACAATTTGATATCCAGCTGTTGACTCATAACGATCCAAAAG AACTGCTTTGTGAGGCAAGTTTCCAAGAAGCTCTTCAGGAAAGTATCCAGAACAGTCGGGCACATGAATGGACTCCCTTGTGGCTTCTCCGGTATTCAGTCATTGTTCAAACCAGAGGCATTATCAAATCGAAAGGCTATATCCTGCAAGCGAAAAGAAATGTCtcttaa